Proteins encoded within one genomic window of Sphingomonas cannabina:
- the crcB gene encoding fluoride efflux transporter CrcB, with amino-acid sequence MNLLLVMLGGAVGAGARHLVGRLTLALFGPGYPWGTLAVNLIGGLAMGLLAGILARGSWGEPVRLLLGVGILGGFTTFSAFSLDVVTMIERGQATAAIGYVLVSVIGSVLALFGGLQIVRALA; translated from the coding sequence ATGAACCTGCTTCTCGTCATGCTCGGCGGCGCGGTCGGGGCCGGTGCGCGGCACCTGGTCGGACGGCTGACGCTCGCGCTGTTCGGGCCCGGCTATCCCTGGGGTACGCTGGCCGTGAACCTGATCGGCGGCCTCGCGATGGGCCTGCTCGCCGGCATCCTCGCGCGCGGGAGCTGGGGCGAGCCCGTGCGGCTGCTGCTCGGCGTCGGCATTCTCGGCGGCTTCACCACCTTCTCCGCCTTCAGCCTCGACGTGGTGACGATGATCGAGCGCGGACAGGCCACCGCGGCGATCGGCTATGTGCTGGTGTCGGTGATCGGATCGGTGCTGGCGCTGTTCGGCGGGCTCCAGATCGTCCGGGCGCTGGCATGA
- a CDS encoding glycine zipper 2TM domain-containing protein: MRSSILAAVIAAISFSAVPAAAAATTTSAPTYQDGDRAQFNRDIRRATRDYNRDRGYRDRRDRNRDWRRYRNYDYNRYERGQRYYDPSRYYRDGRYYRERRLGRNDRIYYGNDGRYYCRRDDGTTGLIIGGLAGGLLGNTMANRRDALLGTLIGAAAGGALGNAVDRGNVRCR; this comes from the coding sequence ATGCGCAGCTCCATTCTCGCCGCCGTGATCGCCGCGATCAGCTTCTCGGCGGTTCCCGCCGCGGCCGCCGCGACGACGACATCCGCTCCCACCTATCAGGACGGCGATCGGGCGCAGTTCAACCGCGACATACGCCGCGCCACGCGCGACTATAACCGCGATCGGGGCTATCGCGACCGGCGCGACCGGAACCGCGATTGGCGCCGCTATCGCAACTACGACTACAACCGGTACGAGCGCGGCCAGCGTTATTACGATCCCTCGCGCTACTATCGCGACGGCCGCTACTATCGCGAGCGCCGGCTGGGTCGCAACGACCGCATCTATTACGGCAACGACGGCCGCTATTATTGCCGCCGCGACGACGGCACCACCGGCCTGATCATCGGCGGCCTCGCCGGCGGCTTGCTCGGCAATACCATGGCGAACCGCCGCGACGCGCTGCTCGGGACGCTGATCGGCGCCGCGGCGGGCGGTGCGCTCGGCAACGCGGTCGACCGCGGCAACGTCCGCTGCCGTTAG
- a CDS encoding class I mannose-6-phosphate isomerase has protein sequence MTATLLATHRVEKPWGRHHLWPGFPDPAPGGEPVGEVWFQTPGDATPELLIKYLFTSEKLSVQVHPDDEQAHARGLPRGKDECWLILAAEPDSTIAIGTHEKVSPEALRAAALDGSIEQLVDWKPVKAGDFLYSASGTIHAIGAGLTLIEVQQNSDTTYRLYDYGRPRELHLDDGVAVSRTGPYVPHPMPGRVADDRTILVEGPKFVLERWPAGRRRFTLPGDTTGWLIPITGEGAVDGVGFKAGECLTLTGSCELVAQDGADLLFAYPGERRIEMTGE, from the coding sequence ATGACCGCCACCCTGCTCGCCACCCACCGCGTCGAGAAGCCCTGGGGCCGCCATCACCTGTGGCCCGGATTCCCCGATCCGGCGCCGGGCGGCGAGCCGGTCGGCGAGGTGTGGTTCCAGACGCCCGGCGACGCCACGCCCGAGCTGCTGATCAAATACCTGTTCACCAGCGAGAAGCTGTCGGTGCAGGTCCATCCCGACGACGAGCAGGCGCACGCCCGCGGCCTCCCGCGCGGCAAGGACGAATGCTGGCTGATCCTCGCCGCCGAGCCCGATTCGACGATCGCGATCGGCACGCACGAGAAGGTCTCGCCCGAAGCGCTGCGCGCGGCGGCGCTCGACGGATCGATCGAGCAGCTCGTCGACTGGAAGCCGGTGAAGGCGGGCGATTTCCTCTATTCGGCCTCGGGCACGATCCATGCGATCGGCGCCGGCCTGACGCTGATCGAGGTGCAGCAGAACTCCGACACCACCTATCGTCTCTACGATTATGGCCGCCCGCGCGAGCTGCACCTCGATGACGGCGTCGCGGTGTCCCGGACCGGTCCCTATGTGCCGCACCCGATGCCCGGCCGCGTGGCAGACGACCGCACCATCCTGGTCGAGGGCCCCAAGTTCGTGCTCGAGCGCTGGCCGGCGGGACGCCGCCGCTTCACCCTGCCTGGCGACACGACCGGCTGGCTGATCCCGATCACCGGCGAAGGCGCGGTCGACGGCGTCGGCTTCAAGGCCGGCGAATGCCTGACGCTGACCGGGTCATGCGAACTGGTGGCGCAGGACGGCGCCGATCTGCTATTCGCCTATCCCGGTGAGCGGCGGATCGAGATGACAGGGGAATGA
- a CDS encoding outer membrane protein assembly factor BamD, with translation MRISKFRAAALALVSLSVIATAGCARRGGGRGDLPYVARDVGTLYSAAKDRLDRHDYKLAAALFDEVERQHPYSIWARRAQLMGAFSYYLARDYTQAIQSAQRFLSVHPGNRDAPYAYYLIALSYYEQINDVTRDQKISQQALDALGELMRRYPNTRYAADARLKVDLVRDHLAGKEMEIGRFYEARGQWLAASMRFRAVIDQYQATTHAPEALMRLTETYLALGLHDEAQKSAAVLGANYPGTDWYEHAYKLIQEHPPSTAAPEGTDVQQTTPQSEENGGRGKRRPR, from the coding sequence ATGCGTATTTCGAAGTTCCGCGCCGCCGCACTCGCGCTCGTCAGTCTCAGCGTCATCGCCACCGCCGGCTGCGCGCGCCGGGGAGGGGGGCGTGGCGACCTGCCCTATGTCGCCCGCGACGTCGGCACGCTCTATTCGGCGGCGAAGGACCGGCTCGACCGGCACGACTATAAGCTCGCCGCCGCGCTGTTCGACGAGGTCGAGCGCCAGCATCCCTATTCGATCTGGGCGCGCCGCGCGCAGCTGATGGGCGCGTTCAGCTATTACCTCGCCCGCGACTATACCCAGGCGATCCAGTCGGCGCAGCGCTTCCTGTCGGTCCACCCGGGCAACCGCGACGCGCCCTATGCCTATTATCTGATCGCGCTCAGCTATTACGAGCAGATCAATGACGTGACGCGCGACCAGAAGATCTCGCAGCAGGCGCTCGACGCGCTCGGCGAGCTCATGCGCCGCTATCCCAACACCCGCTACGCCGCCGACGCGCGGCTCAAGGTCGATCTGGTGCGCGATCACCTCGCCGGCAAGGAGATGGAGATCGGCCGCTTCTACGAAGCGCGCGGTCAGTGGCTGGCGGCGTCGATGCGCTTCCGCGCGGTGATCGACCAGTATCAGGCCACCACCCATGCGCCGGAGGCGCTGATGCGGCTGACCGAGACCTATCTCGCGCTCGGCCTGCACGACGAGGCGCAGAAATCGGCGGCGGTGCTCGGCGCCAACTATCCCGGCACCGACTGGTACGAGCACGCCTACAAGCTGATCCAGGAGCACCCGCCGAGCACCGCGGCGCCGGAAGGAACCGACGTGCAGCAGACCACACCGCAGAGCGAAGAGAACGGCGGTCGGGGCAAGCGCCGCCCGCGCTGA
- the recN gene encoding DNA repair protein RecN, with protein sequence MLTALAIRDVVLIEALDLDFAPGLGVLTGETGAGKSILLDALGLALGARADSGLVRHGAQQASVAATFELPPDGAIASLMAQNGLELEPGEPLIIRRILKADGGSRAFVNDQPASAGLLRELGGHLVEIHGQHDDRGLLNSRGHRALLDAFGRCDSGPLAVAYHAWREAEDALAVARAEQDAAEADREWLEHAVAELQSFAPEPGEEATLAERRAAMQRGEKVAGELAAIAALLDDSDGALARLRQAGRILDRIGDAHPALAEALTAIDRALAEGDSAQASVDAAAEALAFDPAALEADEARLFDLRALARKHRVQPDDLAALAEELAGRLARLESGGQGIAALEAALAEKAKVYEEASQALSAARIAAAERLDAAVTTELAPLKLDAARFRTAVEPLPREQWGAHGADRVEFLVSTNPGAPFGPLVRIASGGELSRFILALKVALAEEGGARTLIFDEIDRGVGGAVASAIGERLARLAESAQVLVVTHSPQVAARGARHLLIAKSHDGTVTRTGVTPLDPAERREEIARMLSGAEITDEARAQAERLLAA encoded by the coding sequence ATGCTGACCGCGCTGGCCATAAGGGACGTCGTGCTGATCGAGGCGCTCGACCTCGATTTCGCGCCGGGGCTCGGCGTGCTCACCGGAGAGACCGGGGCGGGCAAGTCGATCCTGCTCGATGCGCTGGGGCTGGCCCTGGGCGCGCGGGCTGACAGCGGGCTGGTCCGCCACGGCGCGCAGCAGGCGAGCGTTGCCGCCACCTTCGAGTTGCCGCCCGACGGAGCGATCGCCTCGCTGATGGCGCAGAACGGGCTCGAGCTGGAGCCGGGCGAGCCGCTCATCATCCGCCGCATCCTCAAGGCCGACGGCGGCAGCCGCGCCTTCGTCAACGATCAGCCGGCGTCGGCGGGCCTGCTGCGCGAGCTCGGCGGCCACCTCGTCGAGATCCACGGCCAGCACGACGACCGCGGCCTGCTCAACTCGCGCGGCCACCGCGCATTGCTCGACGCATTCGGGCGCTGCGACAGCGGCCCGCTCGCGGTCGCCTACCACGCCTGGCGCGAGGCGGAGGACGCGCTCGCCGTCGCCCGCGCCGAGCAGGACGCGGCGGAGGCCGATCGCGAATGGCTCGAACATGCCGTCGCCGAACTCCAGAGCTTCGCGCCCGAGCCCGGCGAGGAAGCGACGCTGGCCGAGCGTCGCGCGGCGATGCAGCGGGGGGAGAAAGTCGCGGGCGAGCTCGCGGCGATCGCGGCGCTGCTCGACGATTCGGACGGCGCGCTTGCCCGTCTCCGCCAGGCCGGGCGCATCCTCGACCGCATCGGCGACGCTCATCCCGCGCTTGCCGAGGCGCTCACCGCGATCGACCGCGCGTTGGCGGAGGGCGATTCTGCCCAGGCTTCGGTCGATGCCGCTGCCGAGGCGCTGGCGTTCGATCCGGCAGCGCTCGAAGCCGACGAGGCGCGGCTGTTCGACCTGCGCGCGCTCGCCCGCAAGCATCGCGTCCAGCCCGACGATCTTGCCGCGCTCGCCGAGGAGCTGGCGGGACGCCTCGCCCGGCTGGAAAGCGGCGGGCAGGGGATCGCCGCGCTCGAAGCCGCGCTGGCCGAGAAGGCGAAGGTCTATGAGGAGGCGTCCCAGGCCCTTTCCGCCGCCCGTATCGCCGCTGCCGAGCGCCTCGATGCGGCGGTGACGACCGAGCTCGCCCCGCTGAAGCTCGACGCTGCGCGCTTCCGCACCGCCGTCGAGCCGTTGCCGCGCGAGCAATGGGGCGCACACGGCGCCGACCGCGTCGAGTTCCTGGTCTCGACCAACCCCGGTGCGCCGTTCGGCCCGCTGGTCCGCATCGCCAGCGGCGGCGAGCTGTCGCGCTTCATCCTCGCGCTCAAGGTCGCGCTCGCCGAGGAGGGCGGCGCGCGCACGCTGATCTTCGACGAGATCGATCGCGGCGTCGGCGGCGCGGTGGCGAGCGCGATCGGCGAGCGGCTCGCGCGTCTCGCCGAAAGCGCGCAGGTGCTGGTGGTGACGCACAGCCCTCAAGTCGCCGCGCGCGGCGCCCGCCACCTGCTGATCGCCAAGAGCCATGACGGCACCGTCACCCGCACCGGCGTCACGCCGCTCGATCCGGCGGAGCGCCGCGAGGAAATCGCGAGGATGCTCTCCGGCGCTGAGATCACCGACGAGGCCCGCGCCCAGGCCGAACGCCTGCTGGCGGCGTAA
- a CDS encoding M23 family metallopeptidase has translation MLRFAPLALLIGAGGADVSQGFDARIAVAPQPVAIGDRTMLVYELALTSFAAAPVTLTRVEVRDGERVIADLAGDALAAAIGRTDSAPSEGVTTITPGARATLYLNVSAAAAPRTLRHRLTFTTAGAARTLDLPAVTVDRTPLPELGPPLRGGPWVAVYDPAMERGHRRVFYAVDGTARLPGRFAIDWFSLDDAGRDEARLQDWRGYGALVLAVADGTVVAVRDDVPDPAALRPFARPSIGDATGNYVALDIGGGRIAFYEHLKHGAPVRSGQRVRRGDVIGALGYTGQTTGPHLHFHLADANAPLAAEGRPYRLADAQWIGGYASIAAFAAGERWQPRTPAAVAFPPANAVVRFPDR, from the coding sequence ATGCTCCGCTTCGCCCCGCTCGCGCTGCTGATCGGAGCGGGCGGCGCGGACGTGAGCCAGGGCTTCGATGCGCGCATCGCGGTTGCGCCGCAGCCGGTCGCGATCGGGGATCGGACGATGCTGGTCTACGAGCTGGCGCTGACCAGCTTCGCCGCCGCACCGGTGACGCTCACGCGGGTCGAGGTGCGCGACGGCGAGCGCGTGATCGCCGATCTCGCGGGCGACGCTCTGGCCGCAGCGATCGGCCGGACCGATTCGGCGCCGAGCGAAGGAGTGACGACGATCACTCCCGGCGCCCGAGCTACGCTCTATTTGAACGTGTCGGCAGCCGCTGCGCCGCGGACGCTGCGGCACCGCCTGACCTTCACGACCGCCGGAGCGGCCAGGACGCTCGATCTGCCGGCGGTCACAGTGGACCGCACGCCGCTTCCGGAACTCGGACCGCCGCTGCGGGGCGGTCCATGGGTCGCCGTCTACGATCCGGCAATGGAGCGGGGCCATCGCCGCGTCTTCTATGCCGTCGACGGCACCGCCCGTCTCCCCGGCCGCTTCGCGATCGACTGGTTCAGCCTCGATGACGCCGGCCGCGACGAAGCGCGGCTCCAGGATTGGCGCGGCTATGGCGCCCTGGTGCTCGCGGTGGCCGACGGCACCGTGGTTGCCGTGCGCGACGATGTTCCCGATCCGGCCGCGCTCCGTCCGTTCGCGCGTCCATCGATCGGAGATGCTACGGGCAATTACGTCGCGCTCGACATCGGCGGCGGGCGCATCGCCTTCTACGAGCATCTGAAGCACGGCGCGCCGGTGCGGTCGGGGCAGCGCGTGCGGCGCGGCGACGTGATCGGCGCGCTGGGCTATACCGGCCAGACCACCGGGCCGCATCTGCACTTCCATCTCGCCGACGCGAATGCGCCGCTGGCGGCGGAGGGGCGGCCCTACCGCCTCGCCGATGCGCAATGGATCGGCGGCTATGCCTCGATCGCCGCCTTCGCAGCGGGTGAGCGCTGGCAGCCGCGGACGCCGGCCGCGGTCGCTTTCCCGCCGGCCAATGCGGTGGTGCGCTTCCCGGACAGATGA
- a CDS encoding cell wall hydrolase, whose protein sequence is MACAIGYAARVIERWLSGQRARGTLAAVLVSLAGAGFSAHAGLTGGDQGAIPSAARPAGYEADDHFPGAALLYANEDDVAAASETAAPVAGVTGTTALPDLPVPANAVADASIRPAAPFVLKGTPADQARALQCLTTAIYYEAANEPDDGQAAVAQVVLNRVRHPAFPNSVCGVVYQGSERAGCQFSFACDGAMARVPMRAAWERARRVAALALAGRVFAPVGLATHYHTYAVRPAWQRSLVMTGAFGAHFFHRWKGWWGTPAAFSQAYSGYEPAAAPHPRTEAAPVAFPAPVIAAVVPTSLPAKSATAAAAPPVQSGDVLPQYAAAGSDSQILDKWKDSGKPLR, encoded by the coding sequence GTGGCGTGCGCAATCGGCTATGCCGCGCGCGTGATCGAGCGATGGCTATCCGGACAAAGGGCACGCGGGACGCTGGCGGCGGTGCTGGTATCGCTCGCCGGCGCCGGCTTTTCCGCGCACGCTGGGCTGACCGGCGGCGATCAGGGCGCGATCCCGAGCGCAGCGCGGCCGGCCGGCTATGAGGCCGACGATCATTTCCCCGGCGCCGCACTGCTCTACGCGAACGAGGACGATGTGGCGGCGGCGAGCGAGACCGCCGCGCCGGTCGCCGGCGTCACCGGCACCACCGCGCTGCCCGACCTGCCAGTGCCGGCGAACGCGGTCGCCGACGCCTCGATCCGCCCGGCCGCGCCGTTCGTGCTCAAGGGCACGCCTGCCGACCAGGCGCGCGCGCTGCAATGCCTTACCACCGCCATCTACTACGAAGCGGCGAACGAGCCCGACGACGGCCAGGCGGCGGTCGCCCAGGTCGTCCTCAATCGCGTGCGCCATCCGGCGTTCCCGAACAGCGTGTGCGGCGTGGTCTATCAGGGATCGGAGCGCGCCGGCTGCCAGTTCAGCTTCGCCTGCGACGGGGCGATGGCGCGCGTGCCGATGCGTGCTGCCTGGGAGCGGGCACGGCGCGTAGCGGCACTGGCGCTCGCCGGCCGCGTCTTCGCGCCGGTCGGCCTCGCCACCCACTATCATACCTATGCGGTGCGCCCGGCGTGGCAGCGCAGCCTGGTGATGACCGGCGCGTTCGGGGCGCATTTCTTCCATCGCTGGAAGGGTTGGTGGGGCACGCCGGCCGCGTTCAGCCAGGCCTATTCCGGGTATGAGCCGGCGGCGGCTCCGCATCCAAGGACCGAGGCGGCGCCGGTCGCGTTCCCGGCGCCGGTGATCGCGGCGGTCGTGCCGACCTCGCTCCCGGCCAAATCGGCTACCGCAGCCGCGGCACCGCCCGTGCAGAGCGGCGATGTGCTGCCGCAATATGCCGCGGCCGGCAGCGACTCGCAGATTCTCGACAAATGGAAGGATTCGGGAAAGCCGCTGCGCTGA
- the tgt gene encoding tRNA guanosine(34) transglycosylase Tgt — protein sequence MAPRFQFTVHATDGRARTGEIAMRRGTIRTPAFMPVGTAATVKAMKPADVRASGADIILGNTYHLMLRPGAERVAKLGGLHGFMGWDRPILTDSGGYQVMSLAELTTRSEEGVAFKSHLDGTRHLLSPERSIEIQRLLGSSIVMAFDELVPTTSTRDVQAKAMERSMRWAKRSRAAFDAGGDHAENNAVFGIQQGALDEGLRRASAEALTDIGFDGYAVGGLAVGEGQEAMFGVLDYAPGQLPADRPRYLMGVGKPDDIVGAVERGIDMFDCVLPTRSGRTGQAFTRSGPINIRNARFAEDLGPLDPQCACPVCHGWSRAYLHHLVRAGEILGAMLMTEHNLFFYQALMADLRAAIAETRLGAFANAFRAQYRGGKGE from the coding sequence ATGGCTCCACGTTTCCAGTTCACCGTCCACGCCACCGACGGCCGCGCCCGCACCGGCGAGATCGCGATGCGGCGCGGTACGATCCGTACCCCCGCCTTCATGCCGGTCGGCACCGCCGCCACGGTCAAGGCGATGAAGCCCGCCGACGTGCGCGCGTCGGGCGCGGACATCATCCTCGGCAACACCTATCACCTGATGCTGCGCCCCGGCGCCGAGCGCGTGGCGAAGCTGGGCGGGCTGCACGGCTTCATGGGCTGGGACCGGCCGATCCTCACCGATTCCGGCGGCTACCAGGTGATGAGCCTCGCCGAGCTCACCACCCGGAGCGAGGAAGGCGTCGCCTTCAAGTCGCACCTCGACGGGACCAGGCACCTGCTCAGCCCCGAGCGGTCGATCGAAATCCAGCGGCTGCTCGGCAGCTCGATCGTGATGGCGTTCGACGAGCTCGTCCCCACCACTTCGACGCGCGACGTGCAGGCGAAGGCGATGGAGCGATCGATGCGCTGGGCGAAGCGCAGCCGCGCCGCGTTCGACGCAGGAGGCGATCATGCCGAGAACAACGCCGTGTTCGGCATCCAGCAGGGCGCGCTGGACGAGGGGCTGCGCAGGGCCTCGGCCGAGGCGCTGACCGACATCGGCTTCGACGGCTATGCGGTCGGCGGCCTCGCCGTCGGCGAGGGGCAGGAGGCGATGTTCGGCGTGCTCGACTATGCGCCCGGCCAGCTTCCCGCCGACAGGCCCCGCTACCTGATGGGCGTCGGCAAGCCCGACGACATCGTCGGCGCGGTCGAGCGCGGCATCGACATGTTCGACTGCGTGCTGCCGACCCGCAGCGGGCGCACCGGCCAGGCCTTTACCCGATCGGGCCCGATCAACATCCGCAACGCCCGCTTCGCCGAGGATCTGGGCCCGCTCGATCCCCAGTGCGCCTGCCCCGTCTGCCATGGCTGGAGCCGCGCCTATCTCCACCATCTGGTGCGTGCCGGCGAAATTCTTGGCGCGATGCTGATGACCGAGCACAACCTCTTCTTCTATCAGGCGTTGATGGCGGACCTGCGCGCGGCGATCGCAGAGACGCGCCTGGGTGCATTTGCCAATGCCTTCCGCGCGCAATATCGCGGAGGAAAGGGAGAGTGA
- a CDS encoding cupin domain-containing protein, with protein MASEQDDALREMARHRGLRLKKSRRRKRGGDFGKYGLTDPGGKPVFGFKDKTLTATADEIEAYLRSAMVADWKSSTKGLKRKAAPKAPPPPPPPPKLKVRLANLFARLPAARRNEAFTELLARPGIRVERIVSRGQATPADAPMRQDHDEWVLLLQGEAAMRIETSDEVELRPGDHLLIERGQEHWVTRTSEEPPTVWLAVHLG; from the coding sequence ATGGCGAGCGAACAGGACGACGCGCTGCGCGAGATGGCGCGGCATCGCGGGCTCAGGCTCAAGAAGTCGCGGCGGCGCAAGCGCGGCGGCGACTTCGGGAAATACGGCCTGACCGATCCCGGCGGGAAGCCGGTGTTCGGCTTCAAGGACAAGACGCTCACCGCCACGGCCGACGAGATCGAGGCGTATCTGCGCAGCGCGATGGTCGCCGACTGGAAGAGCTCGACCAAGGGCCTGAAGCGCAAGGCCGCGCCCAAGGCTCCGCCGCCACCGCCCCCGCCGCCGAAGCTCAAGGTCAGGCTCGCCAACCTGTTCGCCAGACTGCCGGCGGCCAGGCGCAACGAGGCCTTCACCGAGCTGCTGGCGCGCCCGGGCATCCGCGTCGAACGGATCGTCTCGCGCGGGCAGGCGACGCCGGCCGATGCGCCGATGCGCCAGGACCATGACGAATGGGTGCTGCTGCTCCAGGGCGAGGCAGCGATGCGGATCGAGACCTCGGACGAGGTGGAGCTCCGTCCCGGCGACCATCTGCTGATCGAGCGGGGGCAGGAGCATTGGGTGACGCGCACCAGCGAGGAACCGCCGACCGTGTGGTTGGCGGTACACCTCGGCTGA
- a CDS encoding HAD hydrolase-like protein, with amino-acid sequence MADAGHGVAIKGVIFDFDGTLSNSGDWFLTVVNDLARRFRFREVDDDEIEMLRHRPSREVIAYLGIPRWKLPLISRHVRRLVSRNVDQIPLFPGTADLLAGVGALGFRMGLVTSNAANNARAILGPDNTARIDAWAAGSSLFGKAPKFRRVLKQMGLRPEDAISIGDETRDVDAAREVGMRTGAVLWGYASEDALAATRPDVLFRTPDDILRYLAARR; translated from the coding sequence ATGGCTGACGCGGGGCACGGGGTGGCGATCAAGGGGGTCATCTTCGATTTCGACGGGACCCTCTCCAACAGCGGCGACTGGTTCCTGACCGTCGTCAACGACCTCGCGCGCCGCTTTCGCTTCCGCGAGGTCGACGACGACGAGATCGAGATGCTGCGCCACCGCCCCTCGCGTGAGGTGATCGCCTATCTCGGCATCCCGCGCTGGAAGCTGCCGCTGATCTCGCGCCATGTCCGCCGGCTGGTGTCGCGTAACGTCGACCAGATTCCGCTGTTCCCCGGCACGGCGGACCTGCTCGCCGGCGTCGGCGCGCTGGGGTTCCGCATGGGCCTCGTCACCTCCAACGCCGCCAACAACGCCCGCGCGATCCTCGGCCCGGACAATACGGCGCGGATCGACGCCTGGGCGGCGGGCAGCTCGCTGTTCGGCAAGGCGCCCAAGTTCCGCCGCGTGCTCAAACAGATGGGCCTGAGACCCGAGGACGCGATCTCGATCGGCGACGAGACCCGCGACGTCGATGCCGCGCGCGAGGTGGGGATGCGCACCGGCGCGGTGCTGTGGGGCTATGCCAGCGAGGACGCGCTCGCGGCGACCCGCCCGGACGTCCTATTCCGCACGCCCGACGATATCCTGCGCTATCTGGCGGCGCGGCGCTGA
- a CDS encoding cation diffusion facilitator family transporter, producing MGAHHDHSHGHSHGNGHAHGHGHSHAPASFGHAFAIGTALNLAFVVVEAAFGIAADSVALLADAGHNLSDVLGLLIAWGAAELSKRPASKRFTYGLGGSSILAALVNATLLFVAVGAIAWEATRRLGAPPVVDSRALIWVAGAGIVVNGATALMFARGRHGDLNIKGAFLHMAVDALVSAGVVVAGVLIAFTDQWWIDPVVSLVVVAVILWSSWGLFRDSLGMALQAVPPGIDSDRVAATIEKLPGVARIHDLHIWPMSTTKSALTVHLVMPGGHPGDAFLHDLQHRLEHDFGIGHATVQIEIDDGSPCHLHSERLAHG from the coding sequence ATGGGCGCGCACCACGATCATTCGCATGGGCATTCGCACGGAAACGGCCATGCGCACGGACATGGCCACAGCCATGCCCCGGCCAGCTTCGGCCATGCCTTCGCGATCGGCACCGCTCTCAACCTCGCCTTCGTGGTGGTCGAGGCGGCGTTCGGCATCGCCGCCGATTCGGTCGCGCTGCTCGCCGATGCCGGGCACAATCTCTCCGACGTGCTGGGGCTGCTGATCGCCTGGGGCGCGGCGGAGCTGTCAAAGCGGCCGGCGTCGAAGCGCTTCACCTACGGCCTCGGCGGCTCCTCGATCCTGGCGGCGCTCGTCAATGCGACCCTGTTGTTCGTGGCGGTGGGCGCGATCGCCTGGGAAGCGACGCGGCGGCTCGGCGCGCCGCCGGTGGTCGACTCGCGCGCGCTGATCTGGGTCGCCGGCGCGGGCATCGTCGTCAACGGCGCGACCGCGTTGATGTTCGCGCGCGGGCGGCACGGCGATCTCAACATCAAGGGGGCCTTCCTCCACATGGCGGTCGACGCGCTGGTCTCGGCCGGGGTGGTCGTCGCCGGGGTGCTGATCGCCTTCACCGACCAATGGTGGATCGATCCAGTGGTGAGCCTGGTCGTGGTGGCGGTCATCCTGTGGAGCAGCTGGGGGCTGTTCCGCGATTCGCTCGGCATGGCGCTGCAGGCGGTGCCGCCGGGGATCGATTCGGATCGCGTCGCCGCGACGATCGAAAAACTGCCCGGCGTGGCACGTATCCACGATCTCCACATCTGGCCGATGAGCACCACCAAGTCCGCGCTGACCGTGCATCTGGTGATGCCGGGCGGCCACCCGGGCGACGCCTTCCTCCACGACCTCCAGCACCGGCTCGAGCATGACTTCGGCATCGGCCATGCGACGGTGCAGATCGAGATCGACGACGGCAGTCCCTGCCACCTTCACAGCGAGCGGCTGGCGCATGGCTGA
- a CDS encoding EF-hand domain-containing protein encodes MPLHLALLLAAQQAPQGDVPIQAAPYRPATATVVVEPVAMMLAGFDSDGDGRITEAEASAGVARSFETVAKGAKDIGYIAFADWAEHWLGDRNAVPSPFEVDRDGDNRITLDELQTRMSAIFARFDTDKDHVLTHKELLTIRGSAFGSDRPYGEGGKRRGRGGRPPER; translated from the coding sequence ATGCCGCTTCACCTCGCTCTCCTCCTCGCCGCGCAGCAGGCGCCGCAGGGCGACGTGCCGATCCAGGCCGCGCCCTACCGCCCCGCCACCGCGACGGTCGTGGTCGAGCCGGTGGCGATGATGCTCGCCGGCTTCGATTCCGACGGCGACGGGCGCATCACCGAGGCGGAGGCGAGCGCCGGCGTGGCGCGGAGCTTCGAGACGGTCGCCAAGGGCGCCAAGGACATCGGCTACATCGCCTTCGCCGACTGGGCGGAGCATTGGCTCGGCGACCGCAACGCCGTGCCGAGCCCGTTCGAGGTCGACCGCGACGGCGACAACCGCATCACGCTCGACGAGCTGCAGACCCGGATGAGCGCGATCTTCGCGCGGTTCGACACCGACAAGGATCATGTCCTAACCCACAAGGAGCTGCTGACGATCCGCGGCTCGGCGTTCGGCAGCGATCGGCCGTACGGCGAAGGCGGCAAGCGCCGCGGACGCGGCGGGCGGCCGCCGGAGCGGTAG